The following DNA comes from Alienimonas californiensis.
CGGCTGAGCCGGCAGTTCGAGTTTCCGAGCCATCGCGTCCAGGGCTTCGACGCCCTGCTCGATCCCTTCCGCGTAGCGTTCGCGGCGGAAGTTGGGGACGAGGTACTCGTCCATGATTCGCTGGGCCGTCGCGTCCTCCCGATAGCCCCAGCCGGCGCCCAGTTCAATGCGGGCGGCCCGATCGCCGGGGGAGACGAGCAGCAGGATGCCGGTGTTCCACTCCTGGCCGTTGATCTCCGCCTGCCCCACGCCCCAGCGGTTGAACAACTCCCGGGCGAAGCGATCGACCGCCACGCCGCCCGACCCGCTCCCGCCCGCCTCGTCCACGGACGGCACGGTCACGACCACGATCGGCGTCGCGGTGTCCGTGAGCAGCTTGTCGGTCCGCTCGTGAATGCGGGCCTCGGTCTCCTCGTCCAGCAGATTGGCCGTGTCGAGGATGAACTCC
Coding sequences within:
- a CDS encoding TPM domain-containing protein, which translates into the protein MSTRSAPAVRILWGTLFAAFAATVWGPSTAWARQDRLEPPGPREFILDTANLLDEETEARIHERTDKLLTDTATPIVVVTVPSVDEAGGSGSGGVAVDRFARELFNRWGVGQAEINGQEWNTGILLLVSPGDRAARIELGAGWGYREDATAQRIMDEYLVPNFRRERYAEGIEQGVEALDAMARKLELPAQPTPWWVWALAAAAAGLGVFTALSLIRSGSSGWAWALWAVVFAGIGWFLYQAATNSSSSSGGGFSGGSFGGGFSGGGGASGSW